A single Pan troglodytes isolate AG18354 chromosome 19, NHGRI_mPanTro3-v2.0_pri, whole genome shotgun sequence DNA region contains:
- the SPHK1 gene encoding sphingosine kinase 1 isoform X1 — MSAQVLGFLRSWTPLPLAAPRGPAAAGNDAGAPTATAPGGEGEPHSRPCDARLGSTDKELKAGAAATGSAPTAPGTPWQREPRVEVMDPAGGPRGVLPRPCRVLVLLNPRGGKGKALQLFRSHVQPLLAEAEISFTLMLTERRNHARELVRSEELGRWDALVVMSGDGLMHEVVNGLMERPDWETAIQKPLCSLPAGSGNALAASLNHYAGYEQVTNEDLLTNCTLLLCRRLLSPMNLLSLHTASGLRLFSVLSLAWGFIADVDLESEKYRRLGEMRFTLGTFLRLAALRTYRGRLAYLPVGRVGSKTPASPVVVQQGPVDAHLVPLEEPVPSHWTVVPDEDFVLVLALLHSHLGSEMFAAPMGRCAAGVMHLFYVRAGVSRAMLLRLFLAMEKGRHMEYECPYLVYVPVVAFRLEPKDGKGVFAVDGELMVSEAVQGQVHPNYFWMVSGCVEPPPSWKPQQTPPPEEPL; from the exons ATGTCCGCTCAAGTTCTGGGATTTTTACGCAGCTGGACTCCCCTCCCCCTGGCAGCCCCGAGGG GTCCAGCCGCCGCAGGGAATGACGCCGGTGCTCCTACAGCCACGGCTCCGGGCGGGGAAGGCGAGCCCCACAGCCGGCCCTGCGACGCCCGCCTGGGCAGCACCGATAAGGAGCTGAAGGCAGGAGCCGCCGCCACGGGCAGCGCCCCCACAGCGCCAGGGACCCCCTGGCAGCGGGAGCCGCGGGTCGAGGTTATGGATCCAG CGGGCGGCCCCCGCGGCGTGCTCCCGCGGCCCTGCCGCGTGCTGGTGCTGCTGAACCCGCGCGGCGGCAAGGGCAAGGCCTTGCAGCTCTTCCGGAGTCACGTGCAGCCCCTTTTGGCTGAGGCTGAAATCTCCTTCACGCTGATGCTCACTG AGCGGCGGAACCACGCGCGGGAGCTGGTGCGGTCGGAGGAGCTGGGCCGCTGGGACGCTCTGGTGGTCATGTCTGGAGACGGGCTGATGCACGAG GTGGTGAACGGGCTCATGGAGCGGCCTGACTGGGAGACCGCCATCCAGAAGCCCCTGTGTAGCCTCCCAGCAGGCTCTGGCAACGCGCTGGCAGCTTCCTTGAACCATTATGCTGG TTATGAGCAGGTCACCAATGAAGACCTCCTGACCAACTGCACGCTATTGCTGTGCCGCCGGCTGCTGTCGCCCATGAACCTGCTGTCTCTGCACACGGCTTCGGGGCTGCGCCTCTTCTCTGTGCTCAGCCTGGCCTGGGGCTTCATTGCTGATGTGGACCTAGAGAGTGAGAAGTATCGGCGTCTGGGGGAGATGCGCTTCACTCTGGGCACCTTCCTGCGTCTGGCAGCCCTGCGCACCTACCGTGGCCGACTGGCCTACCTCCCTGTAGGAAGAGTCGGTTCCAAGACACCTGCCTCCCCCGTTGTGGTCCAGCAGGGCCCGGTAGATGCACACCTTGTGCCACTGGAGGAGCCAGTGCCCTCTCACTGGACAGTGGTGCCCGACGAGGACTTTGTGCTAGTCCTGGCACTGCTGCACTCGCACCTGGGCAGTGAGATGTTTGCTGCACCCATGGGCCGCTGTGCAGCTGGCGTCATGCATCTGTTCTACGTGCGGGCGGGAGTGTCTCGCGCCATGCTGCTGCGCCTCTTCCTGGCCATGGAGAAGGGCAGGCATATGGAGTATGAATGCCCCTACTTGGTATATGTGCCCGTGGTCGCCTTCCGCTTGGAGCCCAAGGATGGGAAAGGTGTGTTTGCAGTGGATGGGGAATTGATGGTTAGCGAGGCCGTGCAGGGCCAGGTGCACCCAAACTACTTCTGGATGGTCAGTGGTTGCGTGGAGCCCCCGCCCAGCTGGAAGCCCCAGCAGACGCCACCGCCAGAAGAGCCCTTATGA
- the SPHK1 gene encoding sphingosine kinase 1 isoform X2: MDPAGGPRGVLPRPCRVLVLLNPRGGKGKALQLFRSHVQPLLAEAEISFTLMLTERRNHARELVRSEELGRWDALVVMSGDGLMHEVVNGLMERPDWETAIQKPLCSLPAGSGNALAASLNHYAGYEQVTNEDLLTNCTLLLCRRLLSPMNLLSLHTASGLRLFSVLSLAWGFIADVDLESEKYRRLGEMRFTLGTFLRLAALRTYRGRLAYLPVGRVGSKTPASPVVVQQGPVDAHLVPLEEPVPSHWTVVPDEDFVLVLALLHSHLGSEMFAAPMGRCAAGVMHLFYVRAGVSRAMLLRLFLAMEKGRHMEYECPYLVYVPVVAFRLEPKDGKGVFAVDGELMVSEAVQGQVHPNYFWMVSGCVEPPPSWKPQQTPPPEEPL; this comes from the exons ATGGATCCAG CGGGCGGCCCCCGCGGCGTGCTCCCGCGGCCCTGCCGCGTGCTGGTGCTGCTGAACCCGCGCGGCGGCAAGGGCAAGGCCTTGCAGCTCTTCCGGAGTCACGTGCAGCCCCTTTTGGCTGAGGCTGAAATCTCCTTCACGCTGATGCTCACTG AGCGGCGGAACCACGCGCGGGAGCTGGTGCGGTCGGAGGAGCTGGGCCGCTGGGACGCTCTGGTGGTCATGTCTGGAGACGGGCTGATGCACGAG GTGGTGAACGGGCTCATGGAGCGGCCTGACTGGGAGACCGCCATCCAGAAGCCCCTGTGTAGCCTCCCAGCAGGCTCTGGCAACGCGCTGGCAGCTTCCTTGAACCATTATGCTGG TTATGAGCAGGTCACCAATGAAGACCTCCTGACCAACTGCACGCTATTGCTGTGCCGCCGGCTGCTGTCGCCCATGAACCTGCTGTCTCTGCACACGGCTTCGGGGCTGCGCCTCTTCTCTGTGCTCAGCCTGGCCTGGGGCTTCATTGCTGATGTGGACCTAGAGAGTGAGAAGTATCGGCGTCTGGGGGAGATGCGCTTCACTCTGGGCACCTTCCTGCGTCTGGCAGCCCTGCGCACCTACCGTGGCCGACTGGCCTACCTCCCTGTAGGAAGAGTCGGTTCCAAGACACCTGCCTCCCCCGTTGTGGTCCAGCAGGGCCCGGTAGATGCACACCTTGTGCCACTGGAGGAGCCAGTGCCCTCTCACTGGACAGTGGTGCCCGACGAGGACTTTGTGCTAGTCCTGGCACTGCTGCACTCGCACCTGGGCAGTGAGATGTTTGCTGCACCCATGGGCCGCTGTGCAGCTGGCGTCATGCATCTGTTCTACGTGCGGGCGGGAGTGTCTCGCGCCATGCTGCTGCGCCTCTTCCTGGCCATGGAGAAGGGCAGGCATATGGAGTATGAATGCCCCTACTTGGTATATGTGCCCGTGGTCGCCTTCCGCTTGGAGCCCAAGGATGGGAAAGGTGTGTTTGCAGTGGATGGGGAATTGATGGTTAGCGAGGCCGTGCAGGGCCAGGTGCACCCAAACTACTTCTGGATGGTCAGTGGTTGCGTGGAGCCCCCGCCCAGCTGGAAGCCCCAGCAGACGCCACCGCCAGAAGAGCCCTTATGA